In the bacterium genome, one interval contains:
- a CDS encoding 2-hydroxychromene-2-carboxylate isomerase, producing the protein MPRLEYFFDYVSPFAYLADTQLPALRDRTGAEIVYRPFFLGGVMQASKNAPPISVPNKGRYMFTEIQRWARRYGVPANPNPHFPVNTLGAMRAAVAALDVPGFADFHRAMFRAVWVDGRNLADEAVLRAAIEDAGLDAARLLERARDPAVKALLKRNGDEAVERGAFGAPTFFVGDEMFWGNDRLDFVEEALRA; encoded by the coding sequence ATGCCCCGCCTCGAATACTTCTTCGACTACGTCAGCCCCTTCGCCTATCTCGCCGATACGCAGTTGCCGGCGCTGCGCGACCGCACCGGCGCCGAGATCGTCTACCGCCCGTTCTTCCTCGGCGGCGTCATGCAGGCGTCGAAGAACGCGCCGCCGATCAGTGTGCCCAACAAGGGCCGCTACATGTTCACCGAGATCCAGCGCTGGGCGCGCCGCTACGGCGTGCCCGCCAATCCCAATCCGCACTTTCCGGTCAACACCCTGGGCGCGATGCGGGCCGCCGTCGCGGCGCTCGACGTGCCGGGATTCGCCGACTTCCACCGCGCGATGTTCCGCGCCGTCTGGGTGGACGGCCGCAATCTCGCCGACGAAGCGGTCTTGCGCGCCGCCATCGAGGACGCCGGGCTCGACGCCGCGCGCCTGCTCGAGCGCGCCAGGGACCCGGCGGTGAAGGCGCTGCTGAAGCGGAACGGCGACGAGGCGGTGGAGCGCGGCGCCTTCGGCGCGCCCACCTTCTTCGTCGGCGACGAGATGTTCTGGGGCAACGATCGCCTCGATTTCGTCGAGGAGGCGCTGCGCGCGTGA